From the Athene noctua chromosome 22, bAthNoc1.hap1.1, whole genome shotgun sequence genome, one window contains:
- the TNFRSF4 gene encoding tumor necrosis factor receptor superfamily member 4 isoform X1 gives MVAVGFDLHFSTVLFLLLAVTVSHCLKLKCKEHEYPFGERCCKDCAPGERMRSRCTARTDTVCAPCQDEYFSSEHNHSFCKSCTICNTRKGSVEVKKCEKTSDRVCMCVAGYMPDVRYTLGSACLPCPEGSYSTGGNENCQPWTNCSVLGKNTLRPGTKTYDAVCSNHVTQPATSQSTTPALNLSTTDHKNNTSTAVFSPPRPSVIPSICLDKNSLTETNWGSLSLILICLILLMVSGMSILLLIIQAAKKETKKRPYRNNHQGERSCRKPIQEEHIDSNSSLIKS, from the exons ATGGTAGCTGTAGGTTTTGACTTGCatttttctactgttttgttCTTGCTGCTGGCAGTCACTGTTAGCCATTGTTTGAAATTGAAATGCAAAGAACATGAATATCCTTTTGGTGAAAGATGCTGCAAGGACTGTGCCCCCG GTGAAAGAATGAGAAGCCGTTGCACTGCGAGAACAGACACAGTCTGTGCTCCCTGTCAAGATGAATACTTCAGTAGCGAGCACAACCACAGCTTCTGCAAGAGTTGTACCATCTGCAACACTA GAAAGGGGAGCGTGGAAGTGAAGAAGTGCGAGAAGACCTCTGACAGAGTTTGCATGTGTGTCGCAGGTTACATGCCAGATGTCAGATACACGCTGGGAAGTG cATGCTTACCGTGTCCTGAAGGGTCTTACTCCACAGGGGGAAATGAAAACTGTCAACCTTGGACCAA CTGCAGCGTTCTTGGGAAAAATACTCTTCGACCAGGGACAAAAACATATGATGCTGTTTGCAGCAACCATGTCACACAGCCAGCTACCTCTCAGAGTACAACACCTGCTTTGAATCTTTCCACCACTGACCACAAGAATAACACATCGACCGCAGTGTTCTCACCACCCAGACCCAGTGTGATTCCTTCCATTTGCCTGGATAAGAACAGCCTCACAGAGACCAACTGGG ggTCTTTATCACTTATCCTTATTTGTCTGATATTGCTCATGGTGAGCGGAATGTCCATCCTCCTGTTGATTATCCAAGCAGCCAAAAAAGAGACCAAGAAGAGGCCTTATAGAAACAACCATCAGG GAGAAAGGAGCTGCCGAAAGCCTATCCAGGAAGAACATATTGACTCCAATTCCAGTCTCATCAAAAGCTGA
- the TNFRSF4 gene encoding tumor necrosis factor receptor superfamily member 4 isoform X2 → MVAVGFDLHFSTVLFLLLAVTVSHCLKLKCKEHEYPFGERCCKDCAPGERMRSRCTARTDTVCAPCQDEYFSSEHNHSFCKSCTICNTRKGSVEVKKCEKTSDRVCMCVAGYMPDVRYTLGSACLPCPEGSYSTGGNENCQPWTNCSVLGKNTLRPGTKTYDAVCSNHVTQPATSQSTTPALNLSTTDHKNNTSTAVFSPPRPSVIPSICLDKNSLTETNWGSLSLILICLILLMVSGMSILLLIIQAAKKETKKRPYRNNHQERSCRKPIQEEHIDSNSSLIKS, encoded by the exons ATGGTAGCTGTAGGTTTTGACTTGCatttttctactgttttgttCTTGCTGCTGGCAGTCACTGTTAGCCATTGTTTGAAATTGAAATGCAAAGAACATGAATATCCTTTTGGTGAAAGATGCTGCAAGGACTGTGCCCCCG GTGAAAGAATGAGAAGCCGTTGCACTGCGAGAACAGACACAGTCTGTGCTCCCTGTCAAGATGAATACTTCAGTAGCGAGCACAACCACAGCTTCTGCAAGAGTTGTACCATCTGCAACACTA GAAAGGGGAGCGTGGAAGTGAAGAAGTGCGAGAAGACCTCTGACAGAGTTTGCATGTGTGTCGCAGGTTACATGCCAGATGTCAGATACACGCTGGGAAGTG cATGCTTACCGTGTCCTGAAGGGTCTTACTCCACAGGGGGAAATGAAAACTGTCAACCTTGGACCAA CTGCAGCGTTCTTGGGAAAAATACTCTTCGACCAGGGACAAAAACATATGATGCTGTTTGCAGCAACCATGTCACACAGCCAGCTACCTCTCAGAGTACAACACCTGCTTTGAATCTTTCCACCACTGACCACAAGAATAACACATCGACCGCAGTGTTCTCACCACCCAGACCCAGTGTGATTCCTTCCATTTGCCTGGATAAGAACAGCCTCACAGAGACCAACTGGG ggTCTTTATCACTTATCCTTATTTGTCTGATATTGCTCATGGTGAGCGGAATGTCCATCCTCCTGTTGATTATCCAAGCAGCCAAAAAAGAGACCAAGAAGAGGCCTTATAGAAACAACCATCAGG AAAGGAGCTGCCGAAAGCCTATCCAGGAAGAACATATTGACTCCAATTCCAGTCTCATCAAAAGCTGA
- the TNFRSF4 gene encoding tumor necrosis factor receptor superfamily member 4 isoform X3, which translates to MHENEESFLPITISTSFCVVFVLGERMRSRCTARTDTVCAPCQDEYFSSEHNHSFCKSCTICNTRKGSVEVKKCEKTSDRVCMCVAGYMPDVRYTLGSACLPCPEGSYSTGGNENCQPWTNCSVLGKNTLRPGTKTYDAVCSNHVTQPATSQSTTPALNLSTTDHKNNTSTAVFSPPRPSVIPSICLDKNSLTETNWGSLSLILICLILLMVSGMSILLLIIQAAKKETKKRPYRNNHQGERSCRKPIQEEHIDSNSSLIKS; encoded by the exons ATGCATGAAAATGAAGAGAGTTTCCTTCCAATAACGATCAGTACCTCCTTCTGTGTGGTCTTTGTTTTAGGTGAAAGAATGAGAAGCCGTTGCACTGCGAGAACAGACACAGTCTGTGCTCCCTGTCAAGATGAATACTTCAGTAGCGAGCACAACCACAGCTTCTGCAAGAGTTGTACCATCTGCAACACTA GAAAGGGGAGCGTGGAAGTGAAGAAGTGCGAGAAGACCTCTGACAGAGTTTGCATGTGTGTCGCAGGTTACATGCCAGATGTCAGATACACGCTGGGAAGTG cATGCTTACCGTGTCCTGAAGGGTCTTACTCCACAGGGGGAAATGAAAACTGTCAACCTTGGACCAA CTGCAGCGTTCTTGGGAAAAATACTCTTCGACCAGGGACAAAAACATATGATGCTGTTTGCAGCAACCATGTCACACAGCCAGCTACCTCTCAGAGTACAACACCTGCTTTGAATCTTTCCACCACTGACCACAAGAATAACACATCGACCGCAGTGTTCTCACCACCCAGACCCAGTGTGATTCCTTCCATTTGCCTGGATAAGAACAGCCTCACAGAGACCAACTGGG ggTCTTTATCACTTATCCTTATTTGTCTGATATTGCTCATGGTGAGCGGAATGTCCATCCTCCTGTTGATTATCCAAGCAGCCAAAAAAGAGACCAAGAAGAGGCCTTATAGAAACAACCATCAGG GAGAAAGGAGCTGCCGAAAGCCTATCCAGGAAGAACATATTGACTCCAATTCCAGTCTCATCAAAAGCTGA